Proteins found in one Dermacentor silvarum isolate Dsil-2018 chromosome 8, BIME_Dsil_1.4, whole genome shotgun sequence genomic segment:
- the LOC119460572 gene encoding larval cuticle protein 16/17: protein MLVLLSVVVCHAEPAIPAGKRAQYLVQDHAGKGSYKFGYDTGEGAQQQNFRQEERTSDGTVRGRYGFTDANGYLRVIEYIADETGYHVIHTKTELPQNRPRSTVKPHAPFLGPLPPFIPRPHPEEET from the coding sequence ATGCTGGTGCTGCTTTCAGTGGTCGTGTGTCACGCGGAGCCGGCCATACCGGCGGGCAAGCGCGCACAGTACTTGGTCCAGGACCACGCGGGCAAGGGCTCCTACAAGTTCGGCTACGACACGGGCGAGGGCGCCCAGCAGCAGAACTTCCGTCAGGAGGAGCGCACCTCGGACGGCACCGTGCGCGGTCGGTACGGCTTCACGGACGCCAACGGGTACCTGCGCGTCATCGAGTACATCGCCGACGAGACGGGCTACCACGTGATACACACGAAGACGGAGCTACCGCAGAACCGGCCGCGCTCGACGGTCAAGCCGCACGCGCCTTTTCTGGGCCCACTGCCTCCCTTCATCCCGAGGCCGCATCCCGAAGAGGAGACCTGA